Sequence from the Luteibacter aegosomaticola genome:
AGTTCCTTCCCTTGCAGACGCGCGGTTCGCATCCGGCTTTCTTCGCCCTCTCCTGCCACACCAACGAGCTCGGCGGCGAACTGGAACCCGACCTGCGCGAACGCGTACTCGCCGGCGAGGCCAGCATCCCCGCGCTGACCGAGGTGCTGCCGGATGCCGTGCAGGCGTGGCTCGCCCGTACGCCCGTCGATCAGCTGCATGTGCCCACGATGGCCCTGGCGCTGGAAGCGGCGCCGGACTCGCTCCAGGTGCGGTTTTGCGGCTTTGCTCGCCGCATGCTCGGTGCCTTGCGCGCACGGTTGGCATCGCTGCGCCATGCCGGCGGCTTTCTTTCCGCGACGATCGGGTGGCATACGGTGGTGGAACTGGGTGAGCCCGAGCAGGACTCGCTGCTGCGCGGTGAATTGAACGAAGGCTTCCACCACGAAGATACGTTCAGGCTGCCTGTCGCGGGCGCCCTGCCCCATGCGGCACGCGCGGAGCACTTGCTGGCATCCCTGCTCGACGGCTTCATCAAGGACCCGCCGCGCGGCGTCACCCGGCTGATGGCGCTGCGGAACACGGTGGTCAAACCGCTCGGCCTGCGCACCTCGACATTGGGATGTCCGGTGTCGTCGTTACTAGGGCCGGTGGATCAGCATGTCTTCGCGGGTCGCTTCCCGGTGCATACGCAGCGCATCGCGGCGGATGGCTCGTTCGCCCAGGTCATCCTTGGCGCGAACGATCGCCACCTGCGGTTCCGCTCTTGCATCGCCGTGCGCGTCACCCACGGCCGGGTCGATGTGACCATGGGCACGCGGGTGCGCTGCCACAACCTGTTCGGCCGCGTATACATCCGCGCCATCCGTGGCGTGCACCGGCACTACGTCAGCCCCACGATGCTCCGCCGCGCCGTGGGCCATGCGTTCCCGACCATGACCCTGGACGCCGCCGCATCGCCTGTTGGAGGGCGATTGCGGGCGATGGGTGCGACCTCACCGGAACAGGGCCTGTTGCGGTGAGGCGAAAGATGTCGCGCGCAAGCGCGCTCCTACAAGAGCTTAGGCGGCTTCGAGGGTGAAGTAGGCCACTTCGCGACGGAGGCTTTCGGCGCTTTCGCGCATGGCGCGACTGGCGGAGGCGGCTTGTTCGACGAGGGCCGCGTTTTCGCGGGTGGTTTCGTCGATCACCACGATGGCGCCATTCACTCGTTCGATGCCGCTGGTCTGGCCTTGCGTGGCAGCCATCACGTCGGCGACGAGGTTTGACAGCGCACCGACCCGCTCACCGATACCAGCGAGCACGGCGCTCGCACGATCCACCGAAGTCACGCCGGCCTGCACGGCTTCATCGCTTGCCGTGATCAGCGTGCGGATATCTTTCGCCGCCCCTGCGCAGCGCTGGGCCAGCTCACGCACTTCGTAGGCGACCACGGCGAAGCCGCGGCCATGCTCGCCCGCGCGCGCGGCTTCCACCGCGGCGTTGAGCGCCAGCAGGTTGGTCTGGAACGCCACCTGGTCGACCAGATCCAGCACTTCGCCCATACGCTCGCTGCTCTGCTGGATGGCGCGCATGTTCTCGATGGCATCGGTCGCCACGCGGTGGCCCTCGTCGGTCATGCTGCGCGTCTCGACGACAGCGCGGTTCGCGGCTGTCGCGTGGCCAAGGCCGCCGCGCACCGCATCGGCCATGTCGCGCATGGACGAAGAGGTGTGCTCCAGGTGTTCCGCCTGCGTGCGCGTGCGATCGTTCAGCGCATCGTTGCCCTGGGCGATGCCGGTGGCGACGTGCGCGACGTGGTCGGCACGATCGCGCACCTGCACCACCACATTGCCAAGCTGCGCATCCATCGCGGCCAGCGACGCGAGCACCTGGCCGATTTCGTCGTCGCGACCGACGTCGATCTTCGCACCAAGCGTGCCGCTCGCGATCGCGGAGGCGACTTCGCGTGCCTGGCGAAGGCGCCGCTGCAGCGAACGGATGATGGCGATATCCATGACGCTGGCGATCAGCAAAGCGATCGCGAGAAGCACCGCAGAGAACACCGCACCGTGGCTCACTGCCGACTGCTGCGCTTCCGCCTCGGCCTTGCCGCCGGCAAGCGCGAGCTGGAACAGATTGGAGAAATCGCTCTTCAGCGGGCCAACGGCCGACTGCACGTCATTGGAGAGCTGCAGCGGCGCAATGTCGTATTGCTCGGCTTTAAGCAGCTCGATCACCGCATCGACCGCGTCGTCGGCAGCCTTACGATGTTCGGCAGCCAGCGCCACGAGTTTCTTCTGCTGTTGCCCGAGGCCGCTGGCTTCGAGCTCCTTCCACTGCTTATCGATATCGTGGCGGTTGGCACCGATCGCGGTGACCGCATCGTCAGTCGCCGATGGCAGGCGCGCCAGCGTCGCGTGAACGAGCGCGTCGAGCAGGTCGTTGTAGTCGTTCTGGATGCGGCCGACGTTGGCGACCGGCGCCAGCGTCTCGCCGACAACGGACTGCAGGCGGCTATTGGCCTGGCGTAGCTGGACACCGCCGACGATCCAGAGGGCGAGGAGCAACAGGATGGTGCCAGCCAGCCGCAGGGCCAGCCGCGCACGCAGGGTGAGCGTGGGGAGGTGGTTCAGGGGGAAGCGCATGGGGGGATCGCTCGGGGGTGGGGGACAGCACACCCATCGGCCACGCGCCGCGCAACTTTAGCCCTATTTTTCCAGATTACTCTTTTATTTCAATGGCTTGAATATGGCGTGACGCGAGCACGCTTTCGTCGTTCTGCCACGTCACGACATGCATGCCGAGCCCGTCGCTTTTCGCGAGTCGCTTGGCCGAGGCGGCGAGGCTCGCCACGGATTCCGCATCTGCGGGAAAACTCTCGGCGTACCACGCCACACCGACGGCCACGGTCGTGATCGGGAAGAAGCGACGATGGCCATGGCGGTCGTCGCTTTCGATGCCACCGCGCTCGCGGTCGGCGTCGTCGAACAGGTTGCCGGACATCGCATTGAACCGCCGGCGCATATCGTCGCAACGCGTGGCCCAGTCACCGCCCTGGAACACCACCATGAAATCGTCGCCGCCGATGTGGCCGACGAAATCCGCGTCGTGGCGCAGGTCTCCCGTAAGCACGCTCGCGAGCAGGCGGATCATCTCGTCGCCGCGGAAGTAGCCGTACTGGTCGTTGAAGGGCTTGAAGTTGTCGAGGTCGAAATAGGCCGCCGCGAACGGGCGGCCTGCCGCGAGCAGGCGCTCGATGTGTTCAGTGACGGGCAGGTTGCCGGGCAGGAAGGTCAAGGGATTCGCGTAGCGCGCGGCTTCCACGCGAATCTCCGTCACCCGCCGCACCAATGCTTCGCCGGTGCCGAGGCCAAGGTAATGGCCGGCCGAGGTGATGATGAAGCCATCGCTGAGGTAGCGCTGGTCTTCGCCGCGAAGAATGTCCGCCATGCTTTGCAGCGGCATCTCTTCATCGCATAGCAACGGCTCGGCGTGCATGAAGCTGGTGCAGGGCTTGCGGCCAAACAGCTCGCGCGCAAAGGGCTGCGCCATGCGTTCGGTGAAGGTACGCCGGTTGATGATGCCGACGGGCACGCCGGCGTCCACGACGGCCACGGCGTGCAGTCGCGGATGGGTAGCGAAGATATCCGCCACTTCATCATTGCTTTCACGCGGTGCCACGGCAGGCGCATCGATCAGCATGTGGCCCGCCGTCAGCGGACGTGCCGAAACAGGACCACTGGGGCGCGGGGGCACCGGTACATGCGCGCGCCTCAACGCGGCAGCCACGTGCTCCGGGATCGTCGCGGCAGGCTCGGCGGAAGGCCGGGCCACGAGAAAGCCTTGTGCGTAGGGGATGCCGAGCTCGCGCAGCATGTGCAGGTCGGCTTCGTCTTCCACGCCTTCGCCGACGAGGTCTGCGCCGAGCGTTTCCGCGACCGAACACAGTGCACGCACGATCGCCAGGCGTTCCGCGCTGTGGGCGAGTCCATTAATGAGGTAGCGATCGATCTTCACGACCTCCGGGTGGACCTCGTTCCACATTTCGAAATTCGAATGACCGTTGCCGAAGTCATCGAGTGCCACGCGCACACCGCGCGCGCGGAGAAAGCCGAGCGCATGCGCAAGCCGCGCGGCGTTCTCCACGATGTCGCGTTCGGTCAGCTCGATCGTGACACGGCCCAGGTCGAGGCCGGGCACGGAGAGCGCCGCGATCACATCTTCAGCCGCAACGCCTTCGTTCATCACTGCCTGGGCGCTGAGGTTGACCAGTAACCGGCCTTCGAGCCCCAGCTCCACGAAGCGTTCGGCGACGCGCCGTGCCGCGGTCAGTTCGAATTCGCCAAGGCGCCCACGGGTACGGGCGAGGTCGAGCAGGTCGGTGGGGGTGAGGTCGAGCTGCGGCAGGTTGCAGCGTATCAGGCCCTCGTAAGCCACCAGATCCCCATCGGCGAGCCGGATCACCGGCTGGAAGACAGCCGAGAGCGCGTCCCCGGAGAGGACCTGCTCGATCGGCGACGGCTCGCGGCCGCTGGGGTACTGGCTGGTGGGCATGGCAAGGATGGCGGGTTGGCTGCAGGGATATCGGCAGCCTGTCATCCTTACTTTAATAAACCCTTCGAAATCAATTATTTCTGGTCTGTGACAACGGCGCGTTCCGCGAGCTCGACGGCGAGCGGATCCAGGTTCCATGCATCGATGCCAAAGCCCCCCTCGCGCACGTGGAGGGGCGTGTAGCCGCAGTTACCGTGGCGGTACACGGCATAGTCGCTGTGGTCGTCGCGCAGCGTAGCGAGCATCGACGAGATCGACTGGCCATGGGTGATCACGGCCACGCTGCGGTACGGGAGCTTACGGATGTCGTGCAGTGCCGCCAGGACACGCGTGGCGACCTCGCGCAACGATTCCGCACCGGGGGCGGTCGCATCCGGATCGGTGCAACGCACGACGGCGGTCCATACCGGATCGAGCGCCATGGCCTCGAAGCGCTTGCCCTCGAGTTCGCCGAAGGCGCGCTCCACGAGGCGTTCATCGACCGATACCGCACAACCGGTGATCTCAGAGACGATTTCAGCGGTGTGCAGGGCGCGCCCCAGTGTGGAAGACACGATGTGCTCGATGCCCCGCGCCGCGAGGGCGCGTCCCAGTGCCTGTGCCTGCCCGATTCCGGCCTCGGTGAGCGGGCTATCGCCCCTGCCCTGCGCGCGGCGTTCGATATTCCAGACGGTTTCGCCGTGGCGGCAGACGATCAGGTGTTCGAGCATCGTGGGGCCTTTGCTACGCGTGGGGAACACGCAGTTTAACGGTCAGCGCAACTGGCTGTCCTTGCTGCCGCGCCGGTTATAGCCACTGAACGCGGCCGCATCGCGGTCGGCCGCTTCCTGGCACGCCACGCACAACCGCACACCCGGCACGGCCTTGCGGCGTGCCTCGGGGATGGGTTTGTCGCATTCCTCGCAGCGTTCCAGCCCCGGGCCCTTGGCAAGGTGGCTGCGCACGCGCTTCACCGCGTCATCGACGGTGGCGTCGATCTGATCCTGAACGGCGGTGTCACCCGCCCAACCGGTAGCCATGACCACACCTCCCGGACGCGGCTGTTGTAGGAGCGCGCTTGCGCGCGATAAACGTTACATGCGGACATAAACCTATTTTTCAATAGGTTAGGCTCGGGGCTCGTCGTACAGGCCGAATTCGGTGATGCCGGGCTGGCGGCCCTGCACCCATAGGCGGACGCGGGTGGCGGTGGTGCGCGGGATCTCGTGGAACTGGTACGCCGCGGGTGTGCTACCGCTGGCGATGTCGACCCACTGGCCGCCCTGCTCCACCTGGGCTTTGTAGGCGGTGATACGGCTGGCTTCGCCGTAATCCTTGTCGCTGCGCGGCTCTACTACCGAGAGCGTGTTGAACTCGGTGGGTTTCTCGAAGCGCACTTCGATCCAGCCTTCGCTCTTGCCGCGATCGGCGAGCCAGTAGGTGCGGAAGTTATCGTCGAAGGCGAGATCGGGGCCTACCGCTTCGTCGCTTGCGCTGGCCCAGGCCGGCTTGCCTGAAGCGAGGTTCGGCGTCGTGATGGTCACCTGGCGTTCGATGCGGGCAACGGCGCCTTCCGGCTTCCATAGCTTGCCGATCTCGGCAAGGCGCGCCACAGCGTTGTCATCGAAGCGGCCATCACGGTTGGGGGCGACGTTGAGGATGAGGTTGCAATGGTTGTCGTTGAACGGCTTCAGCCAGTCGTCGACGATGGTCTTTGCCGGAGCGAGTTCGGACGTCGGGTACGAGGCTTTCCAGAACCAGTCACTCTGCAACGTGGTGCCCGATTGCGACGGCACCGGGCTATCCGGTGGAATCTTCTGCCCCGCGTGCTGCTCGTACTGTTTGATGTCGGTGTAGTAGAGCGCGGTGCCGGGGTAGCTGCCCGCGTTGTGATCGGTGAGCAGGCAATCAGGCTGCAGTGACTTCACCAGATCGTAGATCTCGCGATACGGCAGTTGCTCGTAGGAGATGCGCGACCACGAGGCGTTCCAGCCATCGAGGATCAACGCGGTGAGCGGGCCGTAGTTCGTTAGCAACTCGGTGATCTGCGCCTTGATCAGGGCGATCTTTTCCTGCGTGACGGTACGGGCGCGGATATCCTGGCGCAGGTCGAGGATCGAAAAGTACAGGCACACTTTCAGGCCGGCCTTGCGGAACGCATCGACGTAAGCGCGCACGACATCGTGCGGATACGACGACTGCATGACGTTCGCACTACCCGTCTTCGTCGGCCACAGGCAAAAGCCATCGTGGTGCTTCGTGGTGAGGCAGGCGTAACCCATGCCCGCGGATTTCGCCGCCTTCGCCCACTGTGCGGGATCAAGGTGCTTCGGATTAAAGAGCTTGGGCGAGAGAAGGGGGTCACCCCATTCGCGTTCCTCGAACGTGGCCATGTTCAAGTGGATGAACATACCGAAGCGCAGCTCAAGGAAGGCTTGCTGCAGGTCGCGCAACTTCGCAGGATCCACCGCGATGCCGCGCATTGTCTTCGGTGCCTGCGCGAACACCTGCTTCGCTGGCCACAAACCGCTTCCCACTGCGCTGGCGGCGAACGCCAGCGTCTTCGCGAAATCACGTCGGTTCAACACCCTCTCCCCGCGATGGCATGACGACCGACTTTCACTGTTGTAGACGATCGTGTCAACGCGCGGCGCGTGTCGTGCAGCACACTTGTAGGAGCGCGCTTGCGCACGATGCTCCTGGGCGAAGAGCTCGGGGGCCTCA
This genomic interval carries:
- a CDS encoding methyl-accepting chemotaxis protein, which gives rise to MRFPLNHLPTLTLRARLALRLAGTILLLLALWIVGGVQLRQANSRLQSVVGETLAPVANVGRIQNDYNDLLDALVHATLARLPSATDDAVTAIGANRHDIDKQWKELEASGLGQQQKKLVALAAEHRKAADDAVDAVIELLKAEQYDIAPLQLSNDVQSAVGPLKSDFSNLFQLALAGGKAEAEAQQSAVSHGAVFSAVLLAIALLIASVMDIAIIRSLQRRLRQAREVASAIASGTLGAKIDVGRDDEIGQVLASLAAMDAQLGNVVVQVRDRADHVAHVATGIAQGNDALNDRTRTQAEHLEHTSSSMRDMADAVRGGLGHATAANRAVVETRSMTDEGHRVATDAIENMRAIQQSSERMGEVLDLVDQVAFQTNLLALNAAVEAARAGEHGRGFAVVAYEVRELAQRCAGAAKDIRTLITASDEAVQAGVTSVDRASAVLAGIGERVGALSNLVADVMAATQGQTSGIERVNGAIVVIDETTRENAALVEQAASASRAMRESAESLRREVAYFTLEAA
- a CDS encoding histidine phosphatase family protein; this encodes MLEHLIVCRHGETVWNIERRAQGRGDSPLTEAGIGQAQALGRALAARGIEHIVSSTLGRALHTAEIVSEITGCAVSVDERLVERAFGELEGKRFEAMALDPVWTAVVRCTDPDATAPGAESLREVATRVLAALHDIRKLPYRSVAVITHGQSISSMLATLRDDHSDYAVYRHGNCGYTPLHVREGGFGIDAWNLDPLAVELAERAVVTDQK
- a CDS encoding DUF2867 domain-containing protein → MSYRSQATASFPSATIVPAAGGLPVEVNLIAQIGHGAGSQLVASAGARQRAHASFIDELDEPSARLGGTHFEHGDATSLYTFAVGAKGHPFHRHAGHRVFTAVSGSGGALLRFSTATSTELADDPANFARALRHITIPPDCLFTVRFGGGTWHQFLPLQTRGSHPAFFALSCHTNELGGELEPDLRERVLAGEASIPALTEVLPDAVQAWLARTPVDQLHVPTMALALEAAPDSLQVRFCGFARRMLGALRARLASLRHAGGFLSATIGWHTVVELGEPEQDSLLRGELNEGFHHEDTFRLPVAGALPHAARAEHLLASLLDGFIKDPPRGVTRLMALRNTVVKPLGLRTSTLGCPVSSLLGPVDQHVFAGRFPVHTQRIAADGSFAQVILGANDRHLRFRSCIAVRVTHGRVDVTMGTRVRCHNLFGRVYIRAIRGVHRHYVSPTMLRRAVGHAFPTMTLDAAASPVGGRLRAMGATSPEQGLLR
- a CDS encoding alpha-L-fucosidase, whose translation is MNRRDFAKTLAFAASAVGSGLWPAKQVFAQAPKTMRGIAVDPAKLRDLQQAFLELRFGMFIHLNMATFEEREWGDPLLSPKLFNPKHLDPAQWAKAAKSAGMGYACLTTKHHDGFCLWPTKTGSANVMQSSYPHDVVRAYVDAFRKAGLKVCLYFSILDLRQDIRARTVTQEKIALIKAQITELLTNYGPLTALILDGWNASWSRISYEQLPYREIYDLVKSLQPDCLLTDHNAGSYPGTALYYTDIKQYEQHAGQKIPPDSPVPSQSGTTLQSDWFWKASYPTSELAPAKTIVDDWLKPFNDNHCNLILNVAPNRDGRFDDNAVARLAEIGKLWKPEGAVARIERQVTITTPNLASGKPAWASASDEAVGPDLAFDDNFRTYWLADRGKSEGWIEVRFEKPTEFNTLSVVEPRSDKDYGEASRITAYKAQVEQGGQWVDIASGSTPAAYQFHEIPRTTATRVRLWVQGRQPGITEFGLYDEPRA
- a CDS encoding GGDEF domain-containing protein translates to MPTSQYPSGREPSPIEQVLSGDALSAVFQPVIRLADGDLVAYEGLIRCNLPQLDLTPTDLLDLARTRGRLGEFELTAARRVAERFVELGLEGRLLVNLSAQAVMNEGVAAEDVIAALSVPGLDLGRVTIELTERDIVENAARLAHALGFLRARGVRVALDDFGNGHSNFEMWNEVHPEVVKIDRYLINGLAHSAERLAIVRALCSVAETLGADLVGEGVEDEADLHMLRELGIPYAQGFLVARPSAEPAATIPEHVAAALRRAHVPVPPRPSGPVSARPLTAGHMLIDAPAVAPRESNDEVADIFATHPRLHAVAVVDAGVPVGIINRRTFTERMAQPFARELFGRKPCTSFMHAEPLLCDEEMPLQSMADILRGEDQRYLSDGFIITSAGHYLGLGTGEALVRRVTEIRVEAARYANPLTFLPGNLPVTEHIERLLAAGRPFAAAYFDLDNFKPFNDQYGYFRGDEMIRLLASVLTGDLRHDADFVGHIGGDDFMVVFQGGDWATRCDDMRRRFNAMSGNLFDDADRERGGIESDDRHGHRRFFPITTVAVGVAWYAESFPADAESVASLAASAKRLAKSDGLGMHVVTWQNDESVLASRHIQAIEIKE
- a CDS encoding DksA/TraR family C4-type zinc finger protein produces the protein MATGWAGDTAVQDQIDATVDDAVKRVRSHLAKGPGLERCEECDKPIPEARRKAVPGVRLCVACQEAADRDAAAFSGYNRRGSKDSQLR